A genomic segment from Rahnella aceris encodes:
- a CDS encoding suppressor of fused domain protein, whose product MRQSDIVAEVSNDKQTLTALVEQDNRVVYFYIFAREDLRDRFPKMRACWVRNLVPAPLNDDTEAMEQGIAPMLAAQYCRNLEGEAPLEPAQIQILWNESDDGAALWYQGLLLAVIPGWSLYIDHSVCYSAGCIKQNPLTFPLGSASTNTQCELAEKTRLFWRDWQNEFSNPWPKIQRKLLESYEDRFGSSLKYYLINQGNWPPMAISQHEDEENYYFFTVGMSIRPMPQIDIVFNDEAEKHRRIELAFSVGKEYVTEENAVQMASALSGYAQIPWTTLSWLGEGHTLMSPMAPLGFEGHVISSALCGPADKMRLPKIYGDPVNLFWVSPVFTSELEFAQARPNGGFELVAAMIKNDIGYVFAPRSAVV is encoded by the coding sequence ATGCGCCAGTCCGACATTGTTGCTGAAGTCAGTAACGACAAACAAACCCTGACCGCGCTGGTCGAGCAGGATAACCGCGTGGTGTATTTTTATATTTTCGCCCGCGAAGATTTGCGCGACCGCTTTCCGAAAATGCGCGCCTGCTGGGTACGTAATCTGGTGCCCGCACCGCTGAACGATGACACAGAGGCAATGGAGCAGGGGATTGCCCCGATGCTGGCGGCGCAATACTGCCGCAATCTGGAGGGCGAAGCGCCGCTGGAGCCTGCACAAATTCAGATCCTCTGGAATGAAAGCGATGACGGCGCGGCGTTGTGGTATCAGGGATTATTGCTGGCGGTGATCCCCGGCTGGAGTTTGTATATCGACCATTCGGTGTGTTATTCCGCCGGCTGCATTAAACAGAATCCGCTGACCTTCCCGCTGGGTTCTGCCTCGACCAACACGCAATGTGAACTGGCAGAAAAGACCCGCCTGTTCTGGCGTGACTGGCAAAATGAATTCAGCAATCCGTGGCCGAAAATCCAGCGCAAGCTGCTGGAATCCTACGAAGATCGCTTTGGCTCATCACTGAAATATTATCTGATCAATCAGGGCAACTGGCCGCCGATGGCGATTTCTCAGCATGAAGATGAAGAGAACTATTACTTCTTCACGGTCGGCATGAGTATCCGTCCGATGCCGCAAATTGATATTGTTTTCAACGATGAAGCAGAAAAGCATCGTCGCATCGAACTCGCCTTTTCGGTCGGCAAAGAATATGTGACGGAAGAAAATGCCGTGCAGATGGCCAGCGCGTTATCCGGTTATGCACAGATTCCCTGGACGACTCTCAGCTGGTTGGGTGAAGGCCACACGCTGATGTCGCCGATGGCACCGCTCGGCTTTGAAGGACACGTGATTTCCTCCGCATTATGCGGTCCGGCAGACAAAATGCGTCTGCCAAAAATTTACGGGGATCCGGTGAATCTGTTTTGGGTCAGTCCGGTGTTTACCAGCGAACTGGAGTTTGCGCAGGCCAGACCGAATGGCGGATTTGAACTGGTCGCCGCGATGATCAAGAACGATATCGGGTATGTGTTTGCGCCGAGAAGTGCGGTGGTCTGA
- a CDS encoding LysR family transcriptional regulator, with product MPSQIKMHQLRAFVSVARQGSIRAASRMQNLSQPALTKSIKELEENLGARLFVRRRQGVTLTDCGDAFFKRASLILEELRVAQEDIAQRLGGTSGRVNIGVGASIARTIMPEVIDRFHREFPHVKVRIAEGQLVSMIPELRQGELDFTVNTYYQGPFDNELLYEKLMDKEYRVVARRGHPMQHARSMQELLHCDWTMPTPRGSYYKLLSEVFSEMDAEPNISVICETFMSCTSLIAKTDFLSVLSVDVINDPVIGQSLVALDLDLPLPKATFYLIQRRDTTLTPMAAHLAQLFRMYCR from the coding sequence ATGCCATCACAAATAAAAATGCATCAGTTACGGGCGTTTGTTTCGGTCGCACGTCAGGGCAGTATTCGTGCCGCCAGCCGGATGCAGAATCTTTCACAGCCCGCGCTGACCAAATCAATTAAAGAACTGGAAGAAAATCTGGGGGCGAGGTTATTTGTCCGTCGCCGTCAGGGCGTGACGCTAACTGATTGTGGTGACGCGTTTTTTAAGCGCGCAAGCCTGATTCTGGAAGAGCTGCGGGTGGCGCAGGAAGACATCGCTCAGCGCCTCGGCGGGACCAGCGGCAGGGTCAATATCGGCGTCGGTGCCAGTATTGCCCGCACCATCATGCCGGAAGTCATTGACCGTTTTCACCGTGAATTCCCCCATGTGAAGGTGCGGATTGCCGAGGGACAACTGGTATCGATGATCCCGGAGCTGCGTCAGGGCGAGCTGGATTTCACCGTGAATACCTATTATCAGGGACCCTTTGATAACGAACTGTTATATGAAAAGCTTATGGATAAAGAGTATCGCGTGGTGGCAAGGCGTGGTCATCCGATGCAGCATGCCCGTTCGATGCAGGAGCTTTTGCATTGCGACTGGACGATGCCGACGCCACGCGGCAGCTATTACAAACTGCTCAGCGAAGTGTTCAGCGAAATGGATGCCGAGCCGAATATCAGCGTGATTTGCGAAACTTTTATGTCCTGCACCAGCCTGATCGCCAAGACCGATTTTCTCAGCGTGTTGTCCGTCGATGTCATTAACGATCCGGTGATCGGCCAGAGTCTGGTCGCGCTGGATCTTGATCTGCCGCTACCGAAAGCCACGTTCTATCTCATTCAGCGACGTGATACCACGCTGACGCCGATGGCCGCGCATCTGGCGCAGCTGTTTCGGATGTATTGCCGCTGA
- a CDS encoding M20 family metallo-hydrolase, whose protein sequence is MVNEISERVEKLFPSLQKQRRDLHKYAESGWLEFRTSTLVADRLEKLGYSLQLGKEVIDADSRMGLPSAAVLAEQEQRALEQGAIARWMPHFSGGFTGIVATLETGRPGPVMGFRVDMDALDLNEVQEDQHRPFRDGFASANNGMMHACGHDGHTTIGLGLADVLMQVRDQLCGTIKLIFQPAEEGTRGAKSMVEAGVVDDVQYFTAVHIGTGVPANHIVCGNDTFMATTKLDVHFTGVASHAGGKPEDGRNALLAAAQATLGLHAIPRHSGGDSRINVGVLQAGTGRNVVPSSATMKVETRGTTNEVNEFIYQQALKVISGAAEMHQVKFDIKLMGAAQSSTPTPAWVNYIHRQAEKLGEFEQIIDRQEGAAGSEDATYMMERVKARGGEASYVIFGTDLSAGHHNELFDFDEKVMSQGIKTLAALALNIAEFKGER, encoded by the coding sequence ATGGTTAATGAGATTTCTGAACGTGTAGAAAAGCTGTTCCCTTCCCTGCAAAAGCAACGTCGTGATCTGCATAAATACGCCGAATCCGGCTGGCTAGAATTTCGTACCTCCACGCTGGTGGCCGATCGTCTGGAAAAACTGGGCTATTCACTGCAACTCGGCAAAGAAGTTATCGACGCGGATTCGCGTATGGGGCTGCCTTCCGCAGCCGTGCTGGCCGAACAGGAGCAGCGCGCACTGGAACAAGGCGCGATTGCCCGCTGGATGCCGCATTTCTCCGGCGGTTTCACCGGGATTGTCGCCACGCTGGAAACCGGTCGCCCCGGCCCGGTAATGGGTTTTCGGGTGGATATGGACGCGCTGGATTTAAACGAAGTACAGGAAGACCAGCATCGCCCGTTCCGCGACGGGTTTGCTTCGGCCAATAACGGCATGATGCATGCCTGTGGTCACGACGGTCACACCACCATTGGCCTCGGGCTGGCAGACGTGCTGATGCAGGTGCGCGACCAGCTCTGCGGCACCATCAAGCTGATTTTCCAGCCTGCCGAGGAAGGCACGCGCGGCGCGAAATCCATGGTTGAAGCGGGCGTGGTGGACGACGTGCAATATTTCACCGCCGTGCATATCGGCACCGGCGTACCGGCTAATCACATCGTGTGCGGTAACGATACTTTTATGGCAACGACCAAGCTCGACGTGCACTTCACCGGCGTGGCCTCACATGCGGGCGGTAAGCCGGAGGATGGCCGCAATGCCCTGCTGGCGGCGGCGCAGGCAACACTGGGTTTGCATGCGATCCCGCGTCACAGCGGCGGTGATTCACGCATTAATGTCGGCGTTTTACAGGCTGGTACCGGGCGCAATGTGGTGCCTTCCAGCGCCACGATGAAAGTAGAAACGCGTGGCACCACCAATGAGGTGAACGAATTTATTTATCAGCAGGCGCTGAAAGTGATTTCCGGCGCAGCCGAAATGCATCAGGTGAAATTCGACATCAAACTGATGGGCGCGGCGCAAAGCAGCACGCCGACGCCCGCCTGGGTGAATTACATCCACCGTCAGGCGGAAAAACTCGGCGAGTTTGAGCAGATTATCGACCGTCAGGAAGGCGCAGCGGGTTCGGAAGATGCCACCTATATGATGGAGCGCGTAAAAGCCCGCGGTGGCGAAGCCTCTTATGTCATTTTCGGCACTGATCTGAGCGCGGGTCATCACAATGAACTGTTTGATTTCGATGAAAAAGTGATGTCTCAGGGCATTAAAACCCTGGCGGCACTGGCGCTGAATATCGCTGAATTCAAAGGGGAACGCTGA
- a CDS encoding M20 family metallopeptidase yields MTSHVPHQQNVVNFINDFIDNQQPALAEISDAIWDHPETRFVESFSSALLADKLDASGFAVERGVGGMETAFIASFGSGKPVIALLGEFDALAGLSQKAGCDVAQPLVENGNGHGCGHNLLGTAALGGALAVKAWMERENIQGTVRFYGCPGEEGGSGKTFMAREGLFDDVDAALTWHPETYSGMFSNQTLANIQASFSFKGVSSHAAAAPHLGRSALDALTLMNTGANFLREHIIQEARLHYAITNAGGISPNVVQADAEVLYLVRAPQMDQAQAIFDRVVDIAKGAALMTGTQMSMRFDKACSNYVPNRTLESAMYQYVQAFGTPHYTAEERAFAASIHATLTEQDIDNNLLNISRTSGAEGVEFAETLRHSPLTDSVAPYAPNGNILYGSTDVGDVSWLVPTAQCFSPCFAVGSPLHTWQIVSQGRTSIAHKGMCLAAKIMSSTAIDLFTRPDLLTACQKERDAQRARRPYQCPIPAGVKPSPLK; encoded by the coding sequence ATGACGTCGCACGTGCCACATCAACAGAACGTCGTGAATTTCATCAATGATTTCATCGATAACCAGCAACCCGCGCTGGCAGAAATCAGCGATGCCATCTGGGATCATCCTGAAACCCGCTTTGTCGAATCCTTCTCTTCTGCATTACTGGCCGACAAACTCGACGCCAGCGGATTTGCCGTTGAGCGCGGCGTGGGTGGCATGGAAACGGCGTTTATCGCCAGCTTCGGCAGCGGAAAACCAGTGATTGCCCTGCTCGGCGAATTCGACGCGCTGGCCGGTTTAAGCCAGAAAGCCGGTTGCGATGTAGCGCAGCCACTGGTGGAAAACGGCAACGGCCACGGTTGCGGCCATAATCTGCTGGGAACGGCGGCACTCGGCGGCGCGCTGGCAGTGAAAGCCTGGATGGAACGTGAAAACATTCAGGGCACGGTGCGTTTTTACGGCTGCCCGGGTGAAGAAGGTGGCTCCGGCAAAACCTTTATGGCCCGCGAAGGATTGTTCGATGACGTCGATGCCGCACTGACCTGGCATCCGGAAACCTACAGCGGCATGTTCAGCAACCAGACGCTGGCCAATATTCAGGCGTCGTTCAGCTTTAAAGGCGTGTCCTCACACGCCGCCGCCGCGCCACATCTGGGTCGCAGCGCGCTGGATGCCCTGACGCTGATGAATACCGGCGCGAACTTCCTGCGCGAACACATCATTCAGGAAGCGCGCCTGCATTACGCGATCACCAACGCGGGCGGGATTTCGCCCAACGTGGTGCAGGCAGACGCCGAAGTGCTGTATCTGGTACGCGCGCCGCAAATGGATCAGGCGCAGGCGATTTTCGACCGCGTAGTGGATATTGCCAAAGGCGCAGCGCTGATGACCGGCACACAGATGTCGATGCGCTTTGACAAGGCCTGTTCCAACTACGTGCCCAACCGCACGCTGGAAAGCGCGATGTATCAGTACGTCCAGGCTTTCGGCACACCGCATTACACCGCCGAAGAGCGGGCGTTTGCGGCGTCGATTCATGCCACGCTGACGGAACAGGATATTGATAATAATCTGCTGAATATCTCCCGTACCAGCGGCGCGGAAGGCGTGGAATTCGCCGAAACCTTGCGCCATTCCCCGCTGACAGACTCCGTTGCTCCGTATGCCCCGAACGGCAATATCCTCTACGGCTCAACGGACGTCGGTGATGTGAGCTGGCTGGTGCCGACGGCGCAGTGTTTCAGCCCGTGTTTTGCGGTCGGTTCGCCGCTGCATACCTGGCAGATTGTGTCGCAGGGGCGGACCTCCATCGCCCATAAAGGCATGTGTCTGGCAGCGAAAATCATGTCATCGACCGCGATAGACCTGTTCACCCGGCCGGATTTACTGACGGCCTGTCAGAAAGAGCGCGATGCACAACGTGCACGACGCCCGTATCAGTGCCCGATCCCGGCAGGCGTAAAACCTTCGCCATTGAAATAA
- the abgT gene encoding p-aminobenzoyl-glutamate transporter encodes MSIQAQDSGQSPGGFLQWVERVGNKIPNPFLLFVYLIAVLMVASAVISWLNITAVNPTNGEVIHVKNLLSVEGIQWILPNVIKNFSGFTPLGSILALVIGAGLAERVGLLQSLMYKMASKVNARYASYMVIFIAFFSHISSDAALVVMPPLGALIFLAVGRHPVAGLLAAIAGVGCGFTANLLIVTTDVLLSGLSTEAAKAINPAVQVSVIDNWYFMAASVILLTIVGAILTDKFVEPRLPVYHGERNEEMKKLTPEQNRGLMASGIAALVFIALVALLVVPEAAPLRNPKTGGIIPSPFIQGIVPLIILFFFVISVPYGMVTKQIRSASDVPDLLVDPMKSMAGFIVMVFPLSQFVAFFNWSNMGKFMAIGLTDVLENLGMTGIPAFLGLIFLSALLCMFIASGSAIWSILAPIFVPMFMLLGFHPAFAQIVFRVADSSVIPLAPMSPFVPLFLGFLQRYNKEAKLGTYYSLVLPYPIVFFVVWLLMLVGWYLLGLPIGPGVYPHL; translated from the coding sequence ATGAGTATTCAGGCGCAAGATTCCGGCCAGAGTCCGGGGGGATTTCTTCAGTGGGTTGAACGTGTGGGGAATAAAATTCCCAACCCGTTTTTGTTATTTGTTTACCTGATCGCCGTGCTGATGGTCGCCAGTGCGGTGATTTCATGGCTGAATATTACGGCAGTAAACCCAACCAACGGTGAGGTAATCCATGTAAAAAACCTGCTGAGCGTGGAAGGTATTCAGTGGATTTTGCCGAACGTCATTAAAAATTTCAGCGGATTTACCCCGCTCGGCTCGATTCTGGCGCTGGTGATTGGTGCCGGACTGGCGGAGCGCGTCGGGCTGCTGCAAAGCCTGATGTACAAAATGGCGTCCAAAGTAAACGCCCGTTACGCCAGCTATATGGTGATTTTTATCGCCTTCTTCAGCCACATTTCGTCGGATGCCGCACTGGTGGTGATGCCGCCGCTGGGCGCACTGATTTTCCTCGCAGTCGGACGTCATCCCGTGGCTGGTTTACTGGCGGCTATCGCCGGTGTTGGCTGCGGTTTCACGGCTAACCTGCTGATTGTGACCACCGATGTGTTGTTATCCGGTCTGAGTACCGAGGCGGCAAAGGCGATTAATCCGGCGGTTCAGGTCAGTGTGATCGACAACTGGTACTTTATGGCAGCCTCGGTGATTTTGCTGACCATCGTGGGTGCCATTCTGACCGATAAATTCGTTGAACCGCGCCTGCCGGTGTATCACGGCGAGCGTAACGAAGAGATGAAAAAGCTGACGCCGGAACAGAACCGCGGCCTGATGGCGAGCGGCATTGCGGCGCTGGTGTTTATCGCCCTGGTGGCGTTGCTGGTGGTGCCGGAAGCCGCGCCGCTGCGCAATCCGAAAACCGGCGGCATCATCCCTTCGCCATTTATTCAGGGCATCGTACCGCTGATTATTCTGTTCTTTTTCGTGATTTCAGTGCCTTACGGCATGGTGACGAAGCAGATCCGCAGCGCCAGTGACGTGCCGGATTTGCTGGTGGATCCGATGAAATCCATGGCGGGTTTTATTGTGATGGTGTTCCCGCTGTCCCAGTTTGTGGCGTTTTTCAACTGGAGTAATATGGGGAAATTCATGGCGATCGGGCTGACGGATGTGCTGGAAAACTTAGGCATGACCGGCATCCCGGCGTTTCTCGGCCTGATTTTCCTGTCGGCATTGCTGTGTATGTTTATCGCCAGCGGCTCGGCAATCTGGTCGATTCTGGCACCGATATTTGTGCCGATGTTTATGCTGCTCGGTTTCCATCCGGCGTTCGCGCAAATCGTGTTCCGCGTCGCGGATTCTTCGGTGATCCCGCTTGCGCCGATGTCGCCGTTTGTGCCGCTGTTCCTCGGGTTCCTGCAGCGCTACAACAAAGAAGCGAAACTCGGCACCTATTATTCGCTGGTGCTGCCGTATCCGATTGTGTTTTTCGTGGTGTGGCTGCTGATGCTGGTGGGCTGGTATCTGCTGGGTCTGCCCATCGGTCCGGGCGTTTATCCGCATCTTTAA
- a CDS encoding oxygenase MpaB family protein codes for MLRKRIERQVLSLSGLALGGIDFENPPGDPGLFGPQSITWRIHGDFSSMLCGGVSALLLQMLHPLALAGVWDHSSFREDMLGRLRRTSQFISGTTFAPVNDANALIEKVKSIHLRVTGTDAYGTPYAASDPDLLVWVHVAEAYSFLQSHLRYRNPALSLSDQNRYYQEFSRVAKSLGAANVPESVDAVEAYLQAMRPQLRCDERTLEVVRLLQNAPAPSRLARPVGSLMIQAGIELLPEWAAIQLGISLSPPKRRRIRFATRCIAGVLRWAVRNGSWHRAMRRMGRLH; via the coding sequence TTGTTAAGAAAGAGAATAGAACGTCAGGTGCTGAGTCTTTCGGGCCTGGCGTTAGGCGGTATAGACTTTGAGAATCCGCCGGGTGACCCGGGACTGTTTGGTCCGCAAAGCATCACCTGGCGAATTCACGGAGACTTCTCATCCATGCTTTGTGGCGGCGTCAGTGCCTTATTGCTGCAAATGCTTCATCCGCTGGCGCTTGCCGGTGTCTGGGATCATTCCTCATTTCGTGAAGATATGCTCGGGCGACTTCGTCGCACCAGTCAGTTCATTTCCGGGACGACTTTTGCGCCTGTTAATGACGCCAACGCGTTAATCGAAAAAGTAAAATCCATTCATTTGCGGGTGACCGGTACCGATGCTTACGGCACGCCTTATGCGGCCAGCGATCCGGATTTACTGGTCTGGGTGCACGTAGCCGAAGCGTACAGCTTCCTGCAATCGCATCTGCGTTATCGCAATCCTGCGCTCAGCCTGAGCGATCAGAACCGCTATTATCAGGAGTTTTCCCGTGTGGCGAAAAGCCTGGGGGCGGCAAATGTGCCGGAGAGTGTCGATGCGGTAGAAGCCTATCTGCAGGCGATGCGCCCGCAGTTGCGCTGCGATGAACGGACGCTTGAAGTGGTAAGATTATTGCAGAATGCACCCGCGCCGAGCCGTCTGGCCAGGCCGGTGGGCAGCCTGATGATTCAGGCTGGCATTGAATTATTGCCTGAGTGGGCAGCAATCCAACTGGGGATTTCCCTTTCCCCGCCGAAGCGCCGGAGGATTCGTTTCGCCACCCGTTGCATTGCAGGGGTATTGCGCTGGGCGGTGAGAAACGGCTCATGGCACCGGGCCATGCGCCGTATGGGGCGTCTGCACTGA
- a CDS encoding TetR/AcrR family transcriptional regulator, with the protein MSTEQTALVRKSRGRPKQFDRGTALSKALNLFWRHGYEATSLADLVEATGAKAPTLYAEFGNKEGLFRAAVEHYLKNFYEKSSCLLSRTDLSVEDTVGRYLRAIVELFTDCDTPSGCFMISASSGMSSSSADIAEMLRARHLSQERTLFEYFEKKKQSGDLTAVTDSALLAKYLACTIQGFSVQARDGASSDELNRLIDVVMNLWPELTKATVVSKAAH; encoded by the coding sequence ATGAGCACTGAACAGACGGCTTTGGTCCGGAAAAGTCGCGGTCGCCCAAAACAGTTCGATCGTGGAACTGCTCTGAGCAAGGCCTTGAATTTATTCTGGCGCCATGGTTACGAGGCCACTTCATTAGCCGATTTGGTCGAAGCAACCGGTGCAAAAGCGCCAACTTTGTATGCCGAATTTGGTAACAAAGAAGGGCTTTTCCGCGCAGCCGTTGAACATTATCTGAAAAACTTTTACGAAAAGAGCTCATGTTTACTGAGCAGAACAGATTTGTCCGTTGAGGATACGGTTGGGCGCTATCTGCGTGCCATCGTTGAGCTGTTTACCGACTGCGACACGCCAAGTGGCTGCTTTATGATCAGCGCATCATCCGGGATGTCTTCATCTTCTGCGGATATTGCCGAAATGCTGCGTGCGCGCCACCTTTCGCAGGAACGCACTCTGTTTGAATATTTCGAGAAGAAAAAACAGAGCGGTGATTTGACTGCGGTAACTGACAGCGCGCTGCTGGCGAAATACCTGGCCTGCACCATTCAGGGCTTCTCCGTACAGGCCCGTGACGGCGCAAGTTCTGATGAACTCAACCGGCTGATTGACGTGGTCATGAACCTGTGGCCGGAGCTGACCAAAGCCACGGTTGTCAGCAAAGCCGCACATTAA
- the bhsA gene encoding multiple stress resistance protein BhsA, giving the protein MKTIAMTIAALTLATASFSTLAATEVQSVPAGEQTIGTVSASSNGDLSTLQSKLNAKATEAGASSYRIIGASGENHLYGTAELYK; this is encoded by the coding sequence ATGAAAACTATCGCAATGACAATCGCAGCACTCACACTTGCTACCGCTTCTTTCTCTACCCTGGCGGCGACTGAGGTTCAGTCTGTACCTGCGGGTGAACAAACTATCGGTACTGTCAGCGCCTCTTCAAACGGTGACCTGAGCACACTGCAGTCAAAACTGAACGCGAAAGCCACTGAAGCCGGTGCAAGCTCATACCGCATCATCGGTGCTTCTGGTGAAAACCATCTGTACGGTACTGCTGAGCTGTATAAATAA
- the bhsA gene encoding multiple stress resistance protein BhsA translates to MKNITMTLAAIALATASFSTLAATEVQSAPEGQQAIGVVSASSSNDLSSLQNKLNAKANEAGASSYRIIGASGENHLYGTAELYK, encoded by the coding sequence ATGAAAAATATCACTATGACTTTAGCTGCAATTGCGCTTGCTACCGCCTCATTCTCTACCCTGGCAGCGACTGAAGTTCAGTCTGCACCAGAAGGTCAACAAGCAATTGGTGTGGTAAGTGCTTCTTCAAGCAATGATTTATCAAGCCTGCAGAACAAACTGAATGCAAAAGCCAACGAAGCGGGTGCAAGCTCATACCGTATCATCGGCGCTTCAGGTGAAAACCATCTGTACGGTACTGCTGAGCTGTATAAATAA
- the bhsA gene encoding multiple stress resistance protein BhsA, protein MKNVTMTLAAIALATASFSTLAATEVQSAPAGQQAIGVVSATSGNSLSSLQDKLNAKASEAGASSYRIIGASGDNHLYGTAELYK, encoded by the coding sequence ATGAAAAACGTAACAATGACTCTTGCTGCAATCGCACTGGCTACCGCTTCATTCTCGACTCTGGCAGCGACTGAAGTTCAGTCCGCACCGGCAGGTCAGCAGGCAATTGGTGTGGTCAGCGCAACATCAGGTAACAGCCTGAGCAGCCTGCAGGACAAACTGAATGCTAAAGCCAGCGAAGCCGGTGCAAGCTCTTACCGTATCATCGGTGCTTCAGGTGATAACCATCTGTATGGCACAGCTGAACTGTATAAATAA
- a CDS encoding MFS transporter: MNSLLIALIRALRSHRWLRLLGFAFILSSLGNGLTQVVVFGQLLRWNASPATLTFAYMLATLPGFIGSLWGERLCRKMSPLQILILTEILGMVALIFPLYGLLSHNISALLAVQSAEALLSGMSYPALTLLFKRGLSVDELPAATAMETLIFAAQVMLGTGAGVLLFNVVSPLSILLLDALSFAASAILLLITRKIFQARCADTTPADSAVPASLRWKNYSPLQKRSVLLLPALAAVGSPAMALLPALAQQIRPEEATGLALPLLFSRSLGQLCGPLLLNADKLRRYSASNGRLLLCLMLFLGGYFLLSPLSTWPVASLMLIFGAHLASNVVFTLGTFGVLQNFAGRQVTTASALAWRGQVMVSAFATGAAGLLADSIGATGALYSVSIASLTGVVILLWHYRA, translated from the coding sequence ATGAATTCGTTATTAATTGCGCTCATACGCGCACTGCGCAGCCATCGCTGGCTGCGGCTGCTGGGCTTTGCCTTTATTTTATCATCTCTGGGTAATGGCCTGACACAGGTGGTGGTTTTTGGTCAACTGCTGCGCTGGAACGCCTCCCCTGCTACGCTGACTTTCGCTTATATGCTGGCAACATTGCCCGGCTTTATCGGAAGTCTGTGGGGCGAACGCTTGTGCAGAAAAATGTCGCCGCTGCAGATTTTGATCCTGACCGAAATTCTCGGCATGGTGGCATTGATATTTCCGCTGTACGGCTTGCTGTCACACAATATTTCCGCGTTGCTGGCTGTTCAGTCTGCCGAGGCGTTGCTCAGCGGGATGAGTTATCCGGCGCTCACGTTGTTATTCAAACGCGGGCTGAGTGTTGATGAGTTACCGGCAGCGACGGCAATGGAAACGCTGATCTTCGCGGCGCAGGTCATGCTCGGCACCGGCGCAGGGGTTTTGTTGTTCAATGTTGTTTCGCCACTCAGCATTCTGCTGCTTGATGCCCTGAGTTTTGCCGCATCTGCCATTTTGCTTCTGATCACCCGGAAAATATTTCAGGCCAGATGCGCCGACACAACGCCCGCTGATTCCGCCGTACCCGCGTCACTGCGCTGGAAAAATTACTCACCGCTACAGAAACGAAGCGTCTTGCTGCTACCGGCGCTCGCCGCCGTCGGTTCACCCGCGATGGCATTATTGCCCGCACTGGCGCAACAAATCCGCCCTGAAGAAGCCACAGGTCTGGCGCTCCCTTTGTTGTTCTCCCGTAGCCTGGGACAACTTTGCGGGCCGTTATTGCTCAATGCCGACAAACTCCGCCGTTACAGCGCCAGCAACGGACGGTTATTGCTATGCCTGATGTTGTTTCTGGGCGGATATTTTCTGCTTTCTCCCCTCTCCACCTGGCCGGTGGCCAGTCTGATGCTGATTTTCGGTGCTCATCTGGCCTCGAATGTGGTGTTTACATTAGGGACTTTCGGCGTGCTGCAAAATTTTGCGGGCAGGCAGGTCACCACAGCCAGCGCTCTGGCCTGGCGCGGACAAGTTATGGTGAGCGCTTTTGCCACCGGCGCCGCCGGTTTACTGGCTGATAGCATCGGGGCAACCGGCGCGCTTTATAGTGTGTCAATCGCCAGCCTGACCGGGGTTGTTATCTTACTCTGGCACTACAGAGCGTAA
- a CDS encoding type II toxin-antitoxin system RelE/ParE family toxin, with product MVIKDIDWRGSSLKDLRDFPTDARKRAGYELEQIQHGLPPTQWKSVSDWGAGVVEIKLDVFAGTFRVIYLAKFDEAIYILHCFAKKKQQTSPKDISIIKSRYAQIVRERHRRENEKGCY from the coding sequence ATGGTGATTAAAGATATCGACTGGCGTGGAAGTTCGTTGAAGGATTTACGTGATTTCCCCACAGACGCCAGAAAAAGAGCAGGCTATGAACTTGAACAAATTCAGCATGGGCTTCCCCCAACACAATGGAAGTCAGTCAGCGACTGGGGAGCTGGCGTGGTTGAAATCAAACTTGATGTGTTTGCCGGTACTTTTCGGGTTATCTATCTCGCTAAATTCGACGAGGCCATTTACATCCTGCACTGCTTTGCGAAAAAGAAGCAGCAAACCAGCCCGAAAGATATTTCCATTATAAAAAGCCGCTATGCCCAAATTGTCCGGGAGCGCCACAGGAGAGAAAATGAAAAAGGATGTTATTGA